One segment of Capricornis sumatraensis isolate serow.1 chromosome 23, serow.2, whole genome shotgun sequence DNA contains the following:
- the MRPL43 gene encoding large ribosomal subunit protein mL43 translates to MTARGTASRFLASVLHNGLGRYVQQLQRLSFSLSRDAPSSRGAREFVEREVTDFARRNPGVVIYVNPRPCCVPRVVAEYLNGAVREENLNCKSVEEIATLVQKLADQSGLDVIRIRKPFHTDSPSIQGQWHPFTNKPTALGGLRPREVQNPAPTQRPAQ, encoded by the exons ATGACTGCCCGCGGGACAGCGAGCCGCTTCCTGGCGAGTGTCCTGCACAACGGGCTGGGTCGCTACGTGCAGCAGCTGCAGCGGCTCAGCTTTAGCCTCAGCCGTGATGCGCCCTCGTCCCGCGGCGCCAG GGAGTTCGTGGAACGGGAGGTGACCGACTTCGCCCGCCGGAATCCCGGGGTCGTCATATATGTGAACCCGCGGCCGTGCTGTGTGCCGAGAGTAGTGGCCGAATACC TTAATGGGGCTGTGCGCGAGGAGAACCTGAACTGCAAGTCGGTTGAGGAGATCGCCACACTGGTGCAGAAGCTGGCCGACCAGTCGGGCTTGGACGTGATCCGCATCCGCAAGCCCTTCCACACGGACAGTCCTAGCATCCAGGGTCAGTGGCACCCCTTCACCAACAAACCGACAGCACTGGGCGGGCTGCGCCCTCGAGAGGTCCAGAATCCTGCCCCGACCCAGCGGCCAGCACAATGA